A region from the Candidatus Polarisedimenticolia bacterium genome encodes:
- a CDS encoding GNAT family N-acetyltransferase gives MSVGTAVEKIRHSVATIGPAHTLHDLALRAANRIVVLKILKGMTAERVERSYVTCPEPYRPMFLDEKMLRAFGRDPENGLPESFLAEALSERHECFGFLAGETLAAYGWYSRRPTRIDPPDLVLDPGDRYIYMYRGFTHPRHRGRRLHAIGMTMALQHYLARGYKGLVSYVESNNFSSLNSVTRMGYEIFGSVYVLRVFGIHLTHASAEWEAHGVRIEPAERDSLSRAGALVRGSP, from the coding sequence ATGAGCGTGGGAACCGCTGTCGAAAAAATCCGCCACAGCGTCGCGACGATCGGGCCCGCTCACACCCTGCACGACCTGGCCCTGAGGGCCGCCAACAGGATCGTGGTGTTGAAGATCCTCAAGGGGATGACGGCCGAGCGCGTCGAGCGCTCGTACGTGACCTGTCCCGAGCCCTACCGCCCGATGTTCCTCGACGAAAAAATGCTCCGGGCGTTTGGCCGGGATCCGGAAAACGGCTTGCCCGAGAGCTTCCTCGCGGAGGCCCTCTCGGAACGACACGAATGCTTCGGCTTCCTCGCCGGTGAAACCCTGGCCGCCTACGGCTGGTACTCCAGAAGGCCCACCCGGATCGATCCGCCGGACCTCGTGCTGGACCCCGGCGACCGATACATCTACATGTACAGGGGGTTCACGCATCCCCGGCATCGCGGACGGCGACTGCATGCGATCGGCATGACCATGGCCCTGCAGCATTACCTGGCCAGGGGTTACAAGGGGCTCGTTTCGTACGTCGAGTCCAACAACTTCAGCTCGCTCAACTCGGTCACGCGGATGGGCTACGAGATATTCGGCTCGGTCTACGTGCTGAGGGTCTTCGGGATCCATCTCACGCACGCCAGCGCGGAGTGGGAGGCGCATGGCGTCCGGATCGAACCGGCGGAACGCGACTCCCTGTCACGCGCCGGAGCGCTCGTCCGAGGTTCGCCGTGA
- a CDS encoding OmpA family protein has product MAMLVALALTGSILATGTGSLDTRSDARWSSAATIEDAQAILEQNRYLAPGSYDKGELDQPTISAISRFQAAHTLSQTGLLNFDTTAELWSHRIAPQSAIATSFVTSPTYTYMPATIYRPTSEMLFVENKPLILTGVEFDIDKATLRPESRTTLDQVAASLKNWPDVMVEIQGHTSEPGTAIHNMELSQRRAAAVMAYFVAEGIDASRLVANGYGQTRFIANNDTPEGRQENRRVELHEIR; this is encoded by the coding sequence ATGGCCATGCTCGTCGCGCTCGCCCTCACAGGATCGATTCTGGCAACCGGCACGGGGTCCCTCGACACCCGCAGCGACGCAAGGTGGTCCTCGGCAGCCACGATCGAGGATGCTCAGGCCATTCTGGAGCAGAATCGGTACCTCGCGCCCGGCAGCTACGACAAGGGTGAACTGGACCAGCCGACCATCAGCGCGATCAGCCGTTTCCAGGCTGCCCACACGCTGAGCCAGACCGGCCTGCTCAACTTCGACACGACGGCCGAGCTGTGGTCGCACCGCATCGCCCCGCAGTCAGCCATCGCGACTTCCTTCGTGACGAGCCCGACCTACACCTATATGCCGGCCACGATCTACAGGCCGACCTCGGAAATGCTGTTCGTCGAGAACAAGCCGCTGATCTTGACGGGGGTCGAATTCGACATCGACAAGGCGACGCTGAGACCGGAGTCGCGGACCACCCTCGACCAGGTCGCCGCGTCCCTGAAGAACTGGCCCGACGTCATGGTCGAGATCCAGGGCCACACCTCCGAGCCCGGCACCGCGATTCACAACATGGAGCTGTCCCAGCGCAGGGCGGCAGCCGTGATGGCCTACTTCGTCGCGGAGGGCATCGACGCATCCCGCCTCGTGGCCAACGGTTACGGACAGACACGATTCATCGCGAACAACGACACCCCGGAAGGCAGGCAGGAAAACCGGAGAGTCGAGCTGCACGAAATCCGCTAG
- a CDS encoding Crp/Fnr family transcriptional regulator → MKPSAALPFDPKVFLAKVGDGKTISAYHRNQVVFSQGDAADAVFHIQKGRVKLTVVSEHGKEAVIAILGAGDFFGEGCLGGQRLRMATSTTISECSIVRLEKAGTIRVLHDEPIFSELFLAYLLSRNIRLEEDLVDQLFNSSEKRLARVLLLLANFGKESKTEPVIPKISQETLAKIVGTTRSRVSFFMNKFRKLGLIDYGAGLEVHSSLLNVVLHD, encoded by the coding sequence ATGAAACCGAGCGCAGCGCTGCCATTCGATCCCAAGGTGTTTCTGGCCAAGGTCGGCGACGGAAAGACGATCAGCGCCTACCACAGGAACCAGGTGGTGTTCTCGCAGGGGGACGCGGCGGACGCCGTCTTCCATATCCAGAAGGGCAGGGTCAAGCTCACGGTCGTCTCCGAGCACGGCAAGGAGGCGGTCATCGCCATCCTTGGCGCCGGCGACTTCTTTGGAGAAGGATGCCTTGGGGGCCAGCGCCTGCGCATGGCGACCTCCACCACCATTTCCGAGTGCTCGATCGTGCGGCTGGAGAAAGCGGGCACGATCCGTGTGCTCCACGACGAGCCGATCTTTTCCGAGCTGTTCCTCGCTTACCTGCTCTCCCGGAACATCCGGCTCGAGGAAGACCTGGTGGATCAGCTGTTCAACTCAAGCGAGAAGCGGCTGGCCCGGGTTCTGCTCCTGCTGGCCAACTTCGGGAAGGAAAGCAAGACGGAGCCGGTCATTCCGAAGATCAGCCAGGAGACGCTGGCGAAGATCGTCGGCACCACGCGCTCGAGAGTCAGCTTCTTCATGAACAAATTCCGCAAGCTGGGCCTCATCGACTACGGCGCCGGGCTGGAGGTTCACAGCTCGCTGCTGAATGTCGTCCTGCACGACTGA